The genomic DNA GATCTTGGGTATGGCCCTCTCCATCGAGAATCCGAAGCCCGAGGCGGAGGCGGGGCTCAACGACCTCGTCGCGCTGGTGGCCGACGGCATGGCGCGGGTCAACACCACGATCCTGTCGCGGACGGGATCGGACGTGGCGATGATCCCCGAGGTCGCCAACCACCTGATCGCCTCCGGCGGCAAGCGCCTGCGCCCGATCCTGACGCTGGCCTGCGCCCGGCTCTGCGGCTACGCGGGCGCCACCGACGGCGACGTGAAGCTCGCCGCCAGCGTCGAGTTCATGCACACTGCCACGCTCCTCCACGACGACGTGGTCGACGAGAGCGACATGCGCCGCGGCCGCGTCGCGGCCCGGATCAAGTGGGGCAACGAGGCCTCCGTGCTGGTCGGCGACTTCCTGCTCGGCCAGGCCTTCCGGATGATGGTGGAGGTCGGCTCGCTCAAGGCGCTCGACATCCTCTCGGCCGCCGCCACGGTGATCGCCGAGGGCGAGGTGATGCAGCTCACCAACGCCAAGAACCTGGAGACCGACGAGGCCGCCTACCTCGCGGTGATCCGCGGCAAGACCGCCGAGCTGTTCGCCGCCGCCTGCGAGGTCGGGCCGGTGCTCGCCGGCCGGTCCGAGGCCGAGCAGGCGGCCGCCCGGTCCTACGGGATGAATCTCGGCATCGCCTTTCAGTTGATCGACGACGTGCTCGACTACGGCGGCACCTCCGCGGAGCTCGGCAAGAACGTCGGCGACGATTTCCGCGAGGGCAAGATCACCCTGCCGATCGTGCTGGCCTATCGCCGGGCCAGCGAGGGCGAGCGCGGCTTCTGGCGGCGCACCCTGCAGCAGGGCGAGATCGGCGAGACCGACCTGGAGACCGCCCTCGACCTCCTGCAGCGCCACGGCGCCCTGGAGGAGACCGTGGCCCGCGCCCACCATTACGGCGCCGAGGCCCGGGCCGCCCTCGACATCTTCCCGGACGGGCCCGTCAAGGCGGCGCTCCTCGGGGCCGTCGAGTTCTGCGTGGCGCGGGCGCGCTGAGGGCGGGCGCTCTCGGCTCCCGCGTCGACGGCGACCGACCTCCGCCAGCTTGACGGCGCGCGTCGGCCTCACCGCGTCACGGGCCCGAGGGCCTCGGTGAGGGCGGGGGCGAGGTCGCGCAGCTCCGCGAGATGCGCGTCCGTGAGGGTCCGCAGCAGGGCCTCGGCGCGCGGCGTCAGCGACAGCTCGCTGCGCCGCCTGTCCTCGACGGCGCGGGTCTTGGTCAGCAGGCCGGCCTCCACCATGCGGGAGACCAGCTCGGCCGCGCTGTGGGGGGCGATGAGCAGCTGCTCGGCCAGCAGGCCGACCGTGGCGGGCGCGCGCCCGACGTGGCCCGCGAGCGTCAGCAGCGCCTGATGCTGCTGCGGCGGCAGCCCCGTCCGGGCCGCCGCGGCCTCGCTGAACGCCAGGAAGCGGCGGAGACGGAAGCGGAAATCCGCCAGCGCCGCGTACTGCTCCCGCGACAGTGCCGCCGTTCCGGGGGCATCGGCCTCCATGATCGCCTCCGTGGTGAATCGTCCGAGCCGCCGATGCTGCGTCGTATCGGCAGTCCTGTCCCGGCTGCAACGGTCGAGCCATTGTCGAATATATCGGATCACGACATAAGTGCCGCCGCGACGAAAGGAGGCCCTGATGATCGGCGGGACTGGGAGCGGGAGCGGGGACGGCAGGCCGTCGCGGCGGGCGCTGGGAGATTTCAGCGCGGACCGGCGGGTCCTGACGCTGGCCGGCATGGCGGTCGTCACCGGGACCGCCGCCAGCGGCACCGCCTGGATCCTGCTCACGCTGATCGGCGTCGTGACCAACCTCGCTTGGTACGGCCGGCTCGACGCCGACCTGACCTCCCTGGCCGGCGCGGCGCCGGGGCCCTGGATGGTGGCGATCCCGGTGATCGGGGCGCTGATCGTCGGCGCCATGGCGCGCTACGGCTCGGAGAAGATCCGCGGCCACGGGATCCCGGAGGCGATGGAGGCGATCCTGATCGGCGGCAGCCGGATGTCGCCCAAGGTCGCCGTGCTCAAGCCGCTCTCCTCGGCGGTGGCGATCGGCACCGGCGGCCCGTTCGGCGCCGAGGGGCCGATCATCGTGACGGGCGGCGCGGTCGGCTCGCTCTTCGCCCAGTTCTTCCATCTCAGCGCCGCCGAGCGGAAGACCCTGCTGGTGGCGGGCGCGGCGGCCGGAATGACCGCCATCTTCGGGACGCCCGTGGCGGCCGTGCTGCTCGCCGTGGAGGTCCTGCTGTTCGAGTGGCGGCCGCGCAGCCTCGTCCCGGTGACCGTCGGGGCGGTCACGGCGGCCTGCTGGCGGCCGGCCCTGTTCGGCGCCGGCCCGCTCTTCCCCTTCGCCGACAATCCGGCCCTGCCCTGGTGGGGGCTGCCCGCCTGCGCGCTGCTCGGGGTCGCATGCGGCCTGATCTCGGGGGCGCTGACCCGGGCGCTCTACGCGCTGGAGGACGGTTTCGGGCGGCTTCCCCTCCACTGGATGTGGTGGCCCGCCCTCGGCGCCGTCGTGGTCGGGCTGGGCGGCCTCGTGGAGCCCCGGGCGCTCGGCGTCGGCTACGACGTCATCCACGACCTGCTCTCCGGCCACATGCTGGCGAACGCCGTCGTGCTGATCCTCGTGGTGAAGGCGGTGATCTGGCTCGCCGCCCTGTCGTCGGGCACGTCCGGAGGCGTGCTCGCGCCGCTGCTGATCCTCGGCGGCGCCGTCGGCTGGCTGATCGGCCTCCTCTTGCCGGGCGCCCACGGCTTCTGGGCGCTCATCGGCATGGCGGCGATGCTCGGCGGCACCCTGCCGGCGCCGCTGACCGGCGTCGTCTTCGCCGTCGAGGTGACCGGCGACGTCGCCGCCCTGGCGCCGCTGCTCGCCGCCACCATGGCGGCCTACGCGGTGACCGTCCTCCTCCTCAAGCGCTCGATCCTGACCGAGAAGATCGCCCGGCGCGGGCAGCACGTGACCCGGGAATACGGGATCGATCCCTACGAACTCGCCCGGGTCGAGGCGGTGATGACCCGCACGGTCGAGACCCTCGACGCGAACCTGCCCCTGGCCGACGCCCTCGCGGCGATCGAGACCGGTGCCCACCACGCCTATCCGGTGGTCGACGGCGCGGGCCGGCCCGTGGGTCTCGTCTCGCGCAGCGACGCCCTGCGCTGGACCCTGGAGGAGCGCGACGGCGAGGCCGAGGCGGGCACCCTCGGCGAGCGCGTCTCTGACGCCGATCTCGCCGTCGTCCATCCGGGCGACGTGGTCTCGCACGCCCTCGACGTGATGCTGTCGGCCGGGCAGGGGCGCCTGCCGGTCACCGATCCGCGCACCGGCGGCCTCGTCGGGCTCCTGACCCGCAAGGACCTGCTCCAGGTGCGCGCCACCGTGGTTCGGGCCGAAGCCGAGCGTCGCGCGTTCTACCGGAAGGGGCGGGGTGAGCGGCGCGCGCGGATCGAAGCATGACCCTGAACCTGCACCGTCCCGGCCGGACCACCCGCCTCGATCGGCTCGCGCCGGGCAGCGTCTACCTGATCGCCGGCCGGGACGGGCCGGATCTCGCCCTCGTCGTGCAGCGTGAGGGACGTCGGGAGGCCCTGCTGCTGAACCGCCGTCACGCGGTCGATGGCCACCTGCGGGTCGCGTCCGAGATCGCTCCCGAGGCCGACGTGCTGGCGCTGCCGGGGGCCGTCCTGGCGCCGAGCGGCGCCCTCGCGGACGTCGCCCTCGGCGTCACCGCCGCTCCGGCCGCGCTCCACCTCGGCGACGGCCGGGCGTATCTGCGCGGACGCATCTCGGACGGCCGGCTCGCGACCTTCGATGTCGGGACCGGTCGGGCCAGCGCGATCGATCCCGGCGACCTGCCGCGGGCGCGCGGCTGGCGCGTGATGGTGCCCGAGGGTCGCGGCGTCGTGACGGTGTACGAGGCGGAGCCCGGCTGAACGCCGCCCGCGGGCCGGGTCAGCGCAGGAATGTCGGCGCCACCCACCATCCCGGATGGGCGGCGCGCAGGGCGGCGGCGGCCCGGACGGCCGCGCGCCGGTCGGCGAACAGCGCGAAAACGGTCGCGCCGGAGCCCGACATCCGCGCGAGGCGGCAGCCCTGGGCGCGGAGGGCCGCCAGCGCGTCGCCGATCACCGGCGCCACGGTCAGGGCCGGCGCCTCCAGATCGTTGCGGGCCCCGGCCAGGGCCCGGAGCAGCGGGTCGCTCGCCATGGCCCGCGGGATCGTCGGGTGCGGCGCGCCCGCGAGATCCTGGCCGACGCTCAGGCCCAGCGCCTTGAAGACCGGGGCGGTGGGCACCGGAACGCCGGGATTGATCAGCACCGCGGGCAGCGGTGCGAGGCCGAGGACCGGCCCGATCGCCTCGCCCGCACCGCGCATCATCCGGGCCCGCGGGTCGAGGCAGACCGGCACGTCGGCGCCGGTCTCCCGCGCCACCGCGCCGACGGCCTCGTGGTCGAGGGGCAGCCCGTTGAGGCGCGCCAGCAGGCGCAGGGCCGCGGCGGCGTCGGAGGAGCCGCCGCCGATCCCCGCCGCGACCGGCAGGCGCTTCACCAAGTGGAAGGCGCCCACGCGCAGGCTCGGCACTCGCGCGGCGAGCCCCCGGGCGGCCCGCAGGACGAGGTTGTCGTCCGTCGGGCCGGCGGGGCCGGCGGTGGGGCCGCTGACGGTCAGGCTGAGCGGTGCCGCGGGATCCAGCGTCAGGCGGTCGGCCGTGCCCGCGAAGGCGACGAGGCTCTCGAGCACGTGGTAGCCGTCACCGACGCGGCGGCCGAGGACGTGGAGTGTCAGGTTGACCTTGGCGGGGGCGCGATCGGCGAGCAGGGTCACGGGGTCTCGGTCGGGTCGTGGCGATGTGTCCCGAGGCTCTACAGGCTCGCGGCCCGGAACAACAGCTCAGCTGCCGCCCCCGCCGAACACCCGGCGCGGCCGGTCGGGCCGGGCGTCGTTCGGGCGGATCACGGTCAGATCCTCGGCGAGTCCACCAGCCCGTCGCGTCCCGCGAGGCTCGACAGGGCGCCGGAGCGTCGGAGCCTCAGGATGCGGTGGTCCGCCAGGGGGCACGCCGCCGCCGATCCGCGCGGACCGGGCGCCCCGGCCTGCGGCCTGGGCGCCGCGCGATGGAGTCCGGGCCGTGGTGCCGGCGGATCCGATCCTCTAGGCTGTCGCGCATCATGGCGTTCACCGAATCCGTCGCCGCGGCGCTCCCGTGCCAGCGCCATCTCTTCGAGATGCCCGCCGACGTCAGCTACCTCGACGCCGCCGCCTGGTCGCCGCTGCCGCGGGCCGTTCGCGCGGCGGGCGAGGCGGGGATCCTGGTCAAGAGCCGTCCCTGGGACCATCCCCGCACGGCGGTCCCGCCCTGGGCCGAGCGGGCGCGCGCTGCGGCCGCCCGGCTGATCGGCGCCGGCTCGGACGAGATCGCGATCGTCGGCGCGGTCAGCCACGCCATGGCGGTGGCCGCCCGCAACCTGACCCTGAGGCCGGGCGGGCGCCTGCTCCGCGTGGCCGACGAGTTTC from Methylobacterium oryzae includes the following:
- a CDS encoding chloride channel protein, with the protein product MIGGTGSGSGDGRPSRRALGDFSADRRVLTLAGMAVVTGTAASGTAWILLTLIGVVTNLAWYGRLDADLTSLAGAAPGPWMVAIPVIGALIVGAMARYGSEKIRGHGIPEAMEAILIGGSRMSPKVAVLKPLSSAVAIGTGGPFGAEGPIIVTGGAVGSLFAQFFHLSAAERKTLLVAGAAAGMTAIFGTPVAAVLLAVEVLLFEWRPRSLVPVTVGAVTAACWRPALFGAGPLFPFADNPALPWWGLPACALLGVACGLISGALTRALYALEDGFGRLPLHWMWWPALGAVVVGLGGLVEPRALGVGYDVIHDLLSGHMLANAVVLILVVKAVIWLAALSSGTSGGVLAPLLILGGAVGWLIGLLLPGAHGFWALIGMAAMLGGTLPAPLTGVVFAVEVTGDVAALAPLLAATMAAYAVTVLLLKRSILTEKIARRGQHVTREYGIDPYELARVEAVMTRTVETLDANLPLADALAAIETGAHHAYPVVDGAGRPVGLVSRSDALRWTLEERDGEAEAGTLGERVSDADLAVVHPGDVVSHALDVMLSAGQGRLPVTDPRTGGLVGLLTRKDLLQVRATVVRAEAERRAFYRKGRGERRARIEA
- a CDS encoding polyprenyl synthetase family protein; this encodes MALSIENPKPEAEAGLNDLVALVADGMARVNTTILSRTGSDVAMIPEVANHLIASGGKRLRPILTLACARLCGYAGATDGDVKLAASVEFMHTATLLHDDVVDESDMRRGRVAARIKWGNEASVLVGDFLLGQAFRMMVEVGSLKALDILSAAATVIAEGEVMQLTNAKNLETDEAAYLAVIRGKTAELFAAACEVGPVLAGRSEAEQAAARSYGMNLGIAFQLIDDVLDYGGTSAELGKNVGDDFREGKITLPIVLAYRRASEGERGFWRRTLQQGEIGETDLETALDLLQRHGALEETVARAHHYGAEARAALDIFPDGPVKAALLGAVEFCVARAR
- a CDS encoding MarR family winged helix-turn-helix transcriptional regulator, with the protein product MEADAPGTAALSREQYAALADFRFRLRRFLAFSEAAAARTGLPPQQHQALLTLAGHVGRAPATVGLLAEQLLIAPHSAAELVSRMVEAGLLTKTRAVEDRRRSELSLTPRAEALLRTLTDAHLAELRDLAPALTEALGPVTR
- a CDS encoding 4-(cytidine 5'-diphospho)-2-C-methyl-D-erythritol kinase, which produces MTLLADRAPAKVNLTLHVLGRRVGDGYHVLESLVAFAGTADRLTLDPAAPLSLTVSGPTAGPAGPTDDNLVLRAARGLAARVPSLRVGAFHLVKRLPVAAGIGGGSSDAAAALRLLARLNGLPLDHEAVGAVARETGADVPVCLDPRARMMRGAGEAIGPVLGLAPLPAVLINPGVPVPTAPVFKALGLSVGQDLAGAPHPTIPRAMASDPLLRALAGARNDLEAPALTVAPVIGDALAALRAQGCRLARMSGSGATVFALFADRRAAVRAAAALRAAHPGWWVAPTFLR